One window of Candidatus Sulfotelmatobacter sp. genomic DNA carries:
- a CDS encoding LLM class flavin-dependent oxidoreductase → MSLRFGYWLPVFGGWLRNVPDEGMPASWDYVRRLAQRSEQIGYDLTLIAELSLNDIKGVDAPSLDAWSTAAALAAVTERLEIMVAVRPTFHPPGPLAKQVASLDHLSGGRISLNVVSSWWRDEAEQYGAEFDEHDQRYARTAEWIAVVTGLWSEARFSYSGRYYKVRGTILEPKPLAPPTLYAGGESEAAKSLIARSCDAYLMHGDPPERIATKIADLGARRERAGLPPLRFGIAAYAICRDTEEEAEAERRRITTLRPGAPGFANFGQWVAGTQLERKLEIEDYSVSNRGLRAGLVGTPDQIAGRLLEFERAGVDLVLLQMSPQLEEMERFAGQVIPRVRGGLRLDGVGREPAPVLVRG, encoded by the coding sequence ATGAGCCTGCGCTTCGGCTACTGGCTTCCGGTGTTCGGCGGCTGGCTGCGCAACGTGCCCGACGAGGGCATGCCGGCGAGCTGGGACTACGTGCGCCGCCTGGCGCAGCGCAGCGAACAGATCGGCTACGACCTGACGCTGATCGCCGAGCTGAGCCTCAATGACATCAAGGGCGTCGACGCGCCGTCGCTCGACGCGTGGTCCACGGCGGCGGCGCTGGCCGCGGTCACCGAGCGGCTCGAGATCATGGTGGCGGTGCGTCCGACGTTTCATCCACCGGGGCCTCTCGCCAAGCAGGTGGCGAGCCTCGACCACCTGAGCGGCGGGCGCATTTCGCTCAACGTGGTGTCCTCGTGGTGGCGCGACGAGGCCGAGCAGTACGGCGCCGAGTTCGACGAGCACGATCAGCGCTACGCGCGCACCGCCGAGTGGATCGCGGTGGTGACCGGCCTGTGGAGCGAGGCGCGCTTCAGCTACTCGGGGCGCTACTACAAGGTGCGCGGCACGATTCTCGAGCCCAAGCCGCTCGCCCCCCCAACGCTCTACGCGGGAGGCGAGTCCGAGGCCGCGAAGTCGCTGATCGCGCGCTCGTGCGACGCTTATCTCATGCACGGCGATCCGCCCGAGCGGATCGCCACGAAGATCGCCGACCTTGGCGCGCGGCGCGAGCGGGCAGGGCTGCCGCCGCTCCGCTTCGGGATCGCGGCTTACGCCATCTGCCGCGACACCGAAGAAGAAGCCGAAGCCGAGCGCCGGCGCATCACCACGTTGCGGCCCGGGGCGCCGGGATTCGCCAACTTCGGCCAGTGGGTGGCCGGCACCCAGTTGGAGCGCAAGCTCGAGATCGAGGACTACTCGGTCTCCAATCGGGGCCTTCGCGCGGGACTGGTGGGTACGCCCGACCAGATCGCCGGACGCCTGCTCGAGTTCGAGCGCGCCGGCGTCGACCTGGTGCTGCTGCAGATGAGCCCGCAGCTGGAGGAAATGGAGCGCTTCGCCGGGCAGGTGATTCCGCGCGTGCGTGGAGGACTCCGACTCGATGGAGTCGGACGGGAGCCGGCGCCCGTGCTAGTGCGCGGCTGA